TGAGCGCGCCAGTGTGACGCCGGAGATGGCGTTGCGTATCGAAGCATGGCTCGGCGTCGATCGTGGCGGCCGTGCCGACTTGTGGCTCGCTTTGCAGTCCGACTACGATCTGTGGCAAGCGCGCAAGCATGCACCGAAGAAGGTCAAGCCGGCGCCGATGCCCGAGCCCGTCGATGCCGCTGCGTGACGTGCAGCCGATGCGCATGCCATGCCGCAGTAGCGAATGCACGCGGCGTGGCGCGGTTGTTATGCCGGTAGCAATGCGGATCGCGTCAGCGCCTCGTTGCAGATACGAACGTGGCAATTGCGTCGTCAAGCGCCTGTGTTGCTTCGACATGGGGCGAATGCCCGCAGTTGTTTAGCTTGACGAGCCGCGTGTGCGGTACCTCATCGGCGATTCCGTCGATTTGCGCCATCGTGGCGTAGTGATCGTCGCAGCCTTGCACGGCGAGCAACGGGCATTGAATCGCATGCAGCTGACTAACGATGTTCCATGTGCGGAACGTTGGGCTCAACCAGATATCGCTCCAGCCGTAAAACGCCGAGTCGACGTCGGCATGGTAGCGGGCGAGCTTGTCGCGCAGATCTTTTTGCTCGTAGGCGATCCTCGTCTGCGCCACCTCCGCGACCGACACATCCTCGACGAAAATATGCGGTGCAATGGTCACTGCTCCCGCGAGCGCGTCCGGAAATGCGCTCGCATAGAGCAGCGCAATCGACGCGCCGTCGCTGTGGCCAATGATCCACATCCGCTCGCGCTCGTGCGCGACGACGTTCAGCGCGTCGAGCAACGCCGGCAAGACGTCGTGTGCTTGCGTCGACAGGTAGTTGAACGGAAGTGTCGTGCCGTGCGGGCGAGGCGTCGAACGCCCGTAGCCGGGCCGTGAGTAGAGCAGGCCGCGCATGCCGAGACGATCGCACAGCGACTGCGGCCAGTCTTTCCACATCGAGACCGAACCGAGCCCTTCGTGCAGAAACACAGCGAGCGGCGCTTCGCGCAGATGCGGGTTCAGCCACCGGTACTCGAGTGTCAGCGCGGTTCGTCCGGCGCTTGCGGCGAGTGCCGTC
The nucleotide sequence above comes from Paraburkholderia sp. SOS3. Encoded proteins:
- a CDS encoding alpha/beta fold hydrolase encodes the protein MHSPPNPASTAAARSYPSESDSALTALAASAGRTALTLEYRWLNPHLREAPLAVFLHEGLGSVSMWKDWPQSLCDRLGMRGLLYSRPGYGRSTPRPHGTTLPFNYLSTQAHDVLPALLDALNVVAHERERMWIIGHSDGASIALLYASAFPDALAGAVTIAPHIFVEDVSVAEVAQTRIAYEQKDLRDKLARYHADVDSAFYGWSDIWLSPTFRTWNIVSQLHAIQCPLLAVQGCDDHYATMAQIDGIADEVPHTRLVKLNNCGHSPHVEATQALDDAIATFVSATRR
- a CDS encoding HigA family addiction module antitoxin; translation: MAKMFNPPHPGTILREDVLPALQLSVTEAASQLGVSRVMLSRVLHERASVTPEMALRIEAWLGVDRGGRADLWLALQSDYDLWQARKHAPKKVKPAPMPEPVDAAA